The following are encoded together in the Falsiruegeria litorea R37 genome:
- a CDS encoding ornithine cyclodeaminase family protein, whose protein sequence is MNTNGSFLYLSDSDLEALGIRPSEVADAIEAALINKAEGRLHTAPKTAILPGDGRYAMSTLAAGDDGFIVVKQVTVCPDNPAKGLPAINGAIMVLDAQTGLLRAVLGANWITAVRTAALSVVAARRLADPEAETLTFVGAGVQAHSHLNAFHDLFPLKRIRVFGRGKTGIDKLCRHARDIGLEAKVSDEPKEALHDADIVISSITLDYSVKPFLDARWLKSDAFAAITDACIPWKPESLSAFKTVIVDDWKQEAESDKPMLAYKNITADLTELVSGEGGKNIGARPAALAFRGISLGDYAAAVLAVRRATEVGI, encoded by the coding sequence ATGAACACAAACGGATCTTTTCTTTACCTTTCCGATAGTGACCTGGAGGCGCTCGGCATTCGGCCTTCCGAAGTCGCGGACGCCATCGAAGCTGCGTTGATTAACAAGGCGGAAGGGCGGCTTCACACAGCGCCCAAAACGGCCATCCTTCCCGGTGATGGACGCTATGCGATGTCTACCTTGGCGGCGGGCGATGATGGGTTCATCGTGGTCAAACAGGTGACTGTCTGCCCTGATAACCCGGCGAAAGGTCTGCCAGCGATCAATGGTGCTATCATGGTGCTGGACGCCCAGACCGGGCTTTTGCGCGCCGTCCTCGGAGCGAATTGGATCACAGCGGTAAGAACAGCGGCATTGTCCGTCGTGGCGGCTCGGCGTCTTGCTGACCCGGAAGCCGAAACGCTCACATTCGTCGGAGCGGGCGTGCAGGCCCATTCTCATTTGAATGCCTTCCACGACCTCTTCCCTCTAAAACGCATCCGAGTCTTTGGTCGCGGCAAGACCGGTATCGACAAGTTGTGCCGACATGCCCGCGATATCGGCCTGGAGGCAAAGGTTTCCGACGAACCAAAAGAAGCGCTGCACGACGCTGATATCGTGATCTCATCGATAACCCTTGATTACTCCGTTAAACCCTTCCTCGATGCTCGGTGGCTCAAGTCAGATGCATTTGCTGCCATTACCGATGCCTGTATTCCATGGAAGCCCGAGAGTTTGAGCGCTTTCAAGACCGTTATTGTCGATGACTGGAAGCAGGAGGCTGAAAGTGACAAACCAATGCTTGCCTATAAGAATATCACAGCCGATCTGACCGAATTGGTCTCGGGAGAGGGCGGGAAAAACATCGGCGCTCGACCGGCAGCTCTTGCATTTCGGGGAATTTCACTGGGCGATTATGCAGCGGCCGTTCTCGCGGTTCGGAGGGCCACTGAAGTCGGTATCTGA